The Hevea brasiliensis isolate MT/VB/25A 57/8 chromosome 9, ASM3005281v1, whole genome shotgun sequence nucleotide sequence ATGAAACTCTTATATAAGGAGAGAGAGTTTTATTTGATGATGTCTGCATAACAATATTTCTATAGAAAGGAATTCAAAGTCAGAGAGTTCTTGAAAAAAAGTGATCAATGGATTCTGCCGTCTTatttattcttttcttctcttccatGTTTCTGAGCATCCAAGCTTTTCAAGCCAACTGCCTCATTCTCAAGTGCGGGGATGGTGCTCCTGATATTCGTTTTCCTTTCCGGCTATCAGGCCGGCAGCCCCATCACTGTGGTCGCCCTGCTTTTGAACTTTCTTGCAAAGACAACACCACCATGATTCGCTTTCCAAGTTACGGAGAATTGGTTGTGAAATCCATCTCCTACGATGTCAGAAAACTCCATCTTCTTGATCCCAAGAACTGTGTTCATCAAGTGTTTCTTAATCTTAATCTCTCACACACTCCATTCAGATACTACTATGTTATCAAGAACTACACATACCTCAATTGTTCAACTAGGCTTCCACCTTCTTTTTCAGAGGTTACATGCTTAAGTGATTCTAGGCATCATGTTTACACTGTAGAATCTTCTTTGGTCCTGCCAGAATCCTGTAGGCCAGTGAAAACTGTTGCCATTCCATTTTCATATAGTCCTTATCTTGCTGATAACAGTTTTGGCCTTGGGTTAACTTGGAGCTCTCCTGGATCTGATGAAGATTGTGAAGCAAAAGGAGGTCAGTGCAAACTCCAAACAGGATATTCCACCACAAAACCGGAAAAaggtaattttattacaatcttgTTTTCTTTACAATGTTTCATTCAGAACTTAATTACTTGACCTTTGAAATTTCAGGCTTTCCAATCAAGTACTTGAATTTAGGTGATATCTCTTCCAAGTTCTTGATGGTTCTGTTATGTATCTTGGCAGTGGTACTGCTAATAAGCATAAAGATGTATCATTCAAAGAAAGTGGATATGCAGCTTGAAAATGAGAATCTGCTTGAGGTTTTGAGATGCTACAAAGCTCAAGAAAACATGTAATTATGAAGAAGTATCATGTAAACAGAGGAGAGAAATCCACTTGTAATTATCCCTcacaaaaataacaaaaaatgcaTGCAAGTAGGAGGGGTATTGTCGTTGGTATCTTTTAAGGCAGGTTTGCCCCATTCTGTGTTTAGCAGCAAAATGGAAGGGGAATAAC carries:
- the LOC131183212 gene encoding RING-H2 finger protein ATL22-like — its product is MDSAVLFILFFSSMFLSIQAFQANCLILKCGDGAPDIRFPFRLSGRQPHHCGRPAFELSCKDNTTMIRFPSYGELVVKSISYDVRKLHLLDPKNCVHQVFLNLNLSHTPFRYYYVIKNYTYLNCSTRLPPSFSEVTCLSDSRHHVYTVESSLVLPESCRPVKTVAIPFSYSPYLADNSFGLGLTWSSPGSDEDCEAKGGQCKLQTGYSTTKPEKGFPIKYLNLGDISSKFLMVLLCILAVVLLISIKMYHSKKVDMQLENENLLEVLRCYKAQENM